Proteins encoded within one genomic window of bacterium:
- a CDS encoding polysaccharide deacetylase family protein: MPQLRRALLLMLPLVFLAGCGCRRHASGEQGVTPPKALPVRLTHVLCYHHLTTTPKSVYDVKPADFEAQLQTLKSGGYQTITCKQLADYLANTQDIPEKSVIISFDDGRASVLSVAKPLLDKFGFQAVLFVNPGSVGAKNYLSWDDLKALAQAGYEIDSHTQSHLNLTRKPKNLTMVQFQEKVRAEIEDSYAAIEEHLGQAPVALAYPFGNYDLFVMRATKEAGYRLGLSIDPGAIDNRSDPWALPRKMIVDGTSANTFARNLETEPLHLTGVRPGLGVRINSRAYTFTAGLADADAAESLEVEGGRGAKLKVDATTRQLTLTSRLNRGANLIRLHSPGPPRREAAWIVVCDVAE, translated from the coding sequence ATGCCGCAACTGCGACGCGCGCTTCTGCTGATGCTGCCGCTGGTCTTCCTGGCCGGCTGTGGCTGCCGGCGCCATGCGTCGGGGGAGCAGGGCGTCACGCCCCCCAAGGCGCTTCCCGTGCGTCTGACGCACGTGCTGTGCTATCACCACCTGACCACGACCCCCAAGAGCGTCTACGACGTCAAGCCCGCCGACTTCGAGGCGCAGTTGCAGACCCTCAAGTCCGGCGGCTACCAGACCATCACCTGCAAGCAACTGGCCGACTATCTGGCCAACACCCAGGACATCCCCGAGAAATCAGTCATCATCTCCTTTGACGATGGGCGCGCCAGCGTGCTGTCGGTCGCCAAGCCGCTGCTGGACAAGTTCGGCTTCCAGGCGGTGCTGTTCGTCAACCCCGGCAGCGTCGGCGCCAAGAACTACCTGAGCTGGGACGATCTGAAGGCCCTGGCGCAGGCGGGCTACGAGATCGATTCGCACACCCAGTCGCACCTGAACCTCACCCGCAAGCCCAAGAACCTGACGATGGTGCAGTTCCAGGAGAAGGTGCGGGCGGAGATCGAGGACTCCTACGCGGCCATCGAGGAGCACCTGGGCCAGGCGCCCGTGGCGCTGGCTTACCCGTTCGGCAACTATGACCTGTTCGTCATGCGCGCCACGAAGGAAGCGGGTTACCGGCTGGGGCTGAGCATTGACCCCGGCGCCATAGACAACCGCAGCGATCCCTGGGCGCTGCCGCGCAAGATGATCGTGGACGGGACCTCGGCCAATACCTTCGCACGGAACCTGGAGACCGAGCCGCTGCACCTGACCGGCGTCCGGCCGGGCCTGGGCGTGCGGATCAACTCCCGGGCGTACACGTTCACCGCCGGCCTGGCCGACGCGGACGCCGCGGAGTCGCTGGAAGTCGAGGGGGGGCGCGGCGCGAAGCTGAAGGTTGACGCGACGACGAGGCAACTGACGCTGACCAGCCGGCTGAACCGGGGCGCGAACCTGATCCGGCTGCACTCGCCAGGCCCACCGCGACGCGAGGCCGCCTGGATCGTTGTGTGTGATGTGGCCGAGTAG